From Prochlorococcus marinus XMU1419, a single genomic window includes:
- the thrB gene encoding homoserine kinase gives MSIPKVGKKIRVTVPSTTANLGPGFDCLGAALDLYNEFIFTRIEGGGDRFDLIMESTDGNHLRGGPENLVFRAAQKVWESANMDPYALEARVKLAVPPARGLGSSATAIVAGLIGANAIMNSPLPKEKLLELAIDIEGHPDNVVPSLLGGLCLTARSSSQRWRIIRCDWHDSIKAVVAIPAIRLSTSEARKVMPKNVPICDAVTNMGALTLLLNGLKAGNEELIKEGMFDKLHEPYRWKLIKGGLEVKDAALNAGALGCAISGAGPSILALCKKENGRNVSQAMVKAWEKSGVASRAPFLNLQTTGSQFSTISGE, from the coding sequence ATGTCTATCCCTAAAGTAGGTAAAAAAATAAGAGTAACAGTACCTTCCACAACTGCTAATTTAGGGCCTGGATTCGATTGTCTTGGTGCAGCATTAGATCTATATAATGAGTTTATTTTTACGAGGATTGAAGGCGGTGGAGATAGATTTGATCTAATAATGGAAAGCACAGATGGTAATCACTTGAGAGGAGGACCTGAAAACTTAGTCTTTAGAGCAGCTCAGAAAGTCTGGGAAAGTGCAAATATGGATCCTTATGCACTTGAAGCAAGAGTTAAGTTGGCAGTGCCCCCTGCACGCGGACTTGGAAGTAGTGCTACAGCCATAGTTGCTGGACTGATCGGAGCTAATGCAATAATGAACTCTCCATTGCCTAAAGAAAAACTCCTTGAACTTGCTATTGATATAGAGGGTCATCCTGATAATGTAGTCCCCTCTCTCTTAGGTGGGCTTTGTTTGACAGCTAGGTCTTCTTCTCAAAGATGGAGAATCATTAGATGCGATTGGCACGATTCAATTAAAGCAGTTGTAGCAATACCTGCTATTCGTCTAAGCACAAGTGAAGCAAGAAAGGTTATGCCCAAGAATGTTCCAATATGTGATGCGGTGACAAATATGGGGGCACTTACTTTGTTACTTAATGGCTTAAAAGCAGGAAATGAGGAACTAATAAAAGAGGGAATGTTCGATAAGCTACATGAACCCTACAGATGGAAACTTATTAAAGGTGGACTAGAAGTAAAAGATGCCGCACTAAATGCAGGTGCTCTAGGATGCGCAATAAGTGGTGCTGGACCAAGTATCTTAGCTTTATGTAAAAAAGAAAATGGCAGAAACGTTAGTCAAGCCATGGTAAAAGCATGGGAGAAGTCAGGTGTAGCTAGCAGGGCTCCATTCTTAAACCTTCAAACGACAGGCAGTCAATTTAGCACTATCTCTGGTGAGTAG
- a CDS encoding glucokinase — protein sequence MNFLACDLGGTKVLLGIFEKVINDDSPKLLYKKKYLSSEWDSFELILEDFLKKECKNIPHPSSACFAVAGPLSNNNAKIINLSWNISGNVLKNQFNFKSCELINDFAVQIYGIPFLKENQYSTIQNGNLYEGTNNDLHAIVGAGTGLGIARGIISENKVKVLASEGGHVEYSPKSKLEWELKIWLKKSLNIERISCERIVSGNGLSRIAEWRLSKSDAENHPLQKYFEGMKISDDLRKELPEKICNFSKKGDQLMIEVERIWLGAYASLLGDVALQELCFGGLWISGGTASKHFKNFKSDLFMKQFFDKGRLKDILKRIPIKVILDEEFGLFSAACRAKMLLKN from the coding sequence ATGAATTTTCTGGCTTGTGATTTAGGAGGTACTAAGGTCCTATTGGGAATATTCGAAAAAGTAATAAATGATGATTCGCCTAAATTGTTATACAAAAAGAAATATTTATCTTCTGAATGGGATTCTTTTGAACTTATCCTAGAAGATTTCCTCAAAAAAGAATGCAAAAATATACCTCATCCTTCTTCTGCATGTTTCGCCGTAGCTGGTCCTTTATCTAACAACAATGCAAAAATCATTAACTTGTCATGGAATATTTCTGGAAATGTATTAAAAAACCAATTTAATTTCAAAAGCTGCGAGCTAATAAATGATTTTGCAGTACAAATTTATGGAATACCATTCTTAAAAGAAAATCAATATTCAACAATTCAAAATGGGAACCTCTATGAAGGTACTAATAATGATTTGCATGCCATTGTTGGAGCTGGGACAGGTTTGGGCATTGCAAGAGGAATAATATCAGAAAATAAAGTAAAAGTTTTAGCTAGCGAAGGGGGGCATGTTGAATATTCGCCAAAGTCAAAATTAGAATGGGAATTAAAGATTTGGCTCAAAAAGTCCCTTAATATTGAAAGGATATCTTGTGAAAGAATTGTTAGCGGCAATGGTTTATCAAGAATTGCCGAATGGAGACTAAGCAAATCTGATGCTGAGAACCATCCGCTACAAAAATATTTTGAAGGAATGAAAATTTCTGATGATCTGAGAAAAGAACTACCTGAGAAAATTTGCAATTTTTCTAAAAAAGGGGATCAGCTAATGATTGAAGTTGAAAGGATTTGGTTAGGCGCTTATGCCTCTTTATTGGGAGATGTTGCTCTTCAAGAACTGTGCTTTGGCGGGTTATGGATTTCGGGGGGAACCGCATCAAAACATTTCAAAAACTTTAAATCAGATTTATTTATGAAACAATTTTTCGACAAAGGGAGATTAAAAGATATTCTTAAAAGAATTCCTATAAAAGTAATTCTAGATGAAGAGTTTGGACTTTTTAGTGCAGCATGCAGAGCAAAAATGCTTTTAAAAAATTAG
- the thrS gene encoding threonine--tRNA ligase has product MPVITLPDGSKKVFENSVTTLEIAKSIGEGLAKATIAGKVNDVLLDATLPIKNDAKVVIITSKDKEGVEIIRHSFAHLIGHAVKQIYPNIKMAIGPVIEDGFYYDIFSEYRFTPDDLNKIEERINKLIKTNYDVEILQVPKEEAIKTFKERDETFKLRIIEEIHEEGLINLYKHEEYIDMCRGPHVPNTRHLRHFKLLKLSGSYWRGNSENESLQRIYGTAWAKEKELNDYLTRIEEAEKRDHRKLGKKHSLFYISEESPGMIFWQPNGWTIYQVLMKYIREILRKNNYQEIRTPQAVDRSLWEKSGHWEKFRDDMFTTSSENRTYAIKPMNCPCHVQVFNQGLKSYKDLPIRLAEFGSCHRNEPSGALHGLMRVRNFTQDDAHIFCTEEQIQEEVSTFIELVFEVYKTFGFDEIIIKLSTRPEKRVGSDDIWDKSEEALTKALNDKNLKWELQPGEGAFYGPKIEFSLKDCLNRVWQCGTIQVDFSMPIRLDATYVDIDNEKRNPVMLHRAILGSFERFIGILIEQYEAKFPIWLAPYQIIILSITDRNIEKCQEFNQFLNIKGYRSKVDIRNEKIGYKIREATIGRIPLIAVIGDKEEEIDSVALRALDGTNLGILDLPNLYKLMDELIEKKGRTK; this is encoded by the coding sequence ATGCCAGTAATTACATTACCTGATGGTTCAAAAAAGGTTTTCGAAAATTCTGTAACTACTCTAGAAATTGCTAAGAGTATAGGTGAAGGATTAGCTAAGGCAACTATTGCTGGGAAAGTAAACGATGTTTTACTTGATGCAACTCTACCAATAAAAAATGATGCCAAAGTTGTAATAATAACTTCTAAAGACAAAGAGGGGGTTGAGATAATAAGACATTCTTTTGCGCATCTTATTGGTCACGCAGTTAAACAAATTTACCCAAATATAAAAATGGCCATAGGTCCTGTAATTGAAGATGGATTTTACTACGATATATTTTCAGAATATAGATTTACTCCTGACGACTTAAACAAAATTGAAGAACGAATTAATAAATTAATAAAAACAAATTATGACGTTGAAATTTTACAAGTTCCCAAGGAAGAAGCAATTAAAACTTTTAAAGAAAGAGATGAGACTTTTAAATTACGAATAATTGAAGAAATTCATGAAGAGGGTCTAATTAATTTATATAAGCACGAAGAATATATAGATATGTGTAGAGGGCCTCACGTACCCAACACCAGACATTTAAGGCACTTTAAGTTACTTAAATTATCAGGTTCATACTGGAGAGGTAATAGTGAAAATGAATCATTACAGAGAATATATGGAACTGCATGGGCTAAAGAAAAAGAACTCAATGACTATCTAACAAGAATTGAAGAGGCGGAAAAAAGGGATCATAGAAAACTTGGAAAAAAACATTCCCTTTTTTATATATCAGAAGAATCTCCTGGAATGATTTTTTGGCAGCCTAATGGGTGGACAATCTATCAAGTACTTATGAAATACATAAGAGAAATACTTAGGAAAAATAACTATCAAGAGATAAGAACTCCTCAAGCAGTCGACAGATCTCTTTGGGAAAAATCAGGCCATTGGGAAAAGTTTAGAGATGATATGTTCACAACCTCCTCAGAAAATAGAACTTATGCAATAAAGCCCATGAACTGTCCTTGCCATGTTCAAGTGTTTAATCAAGGTTTAAAAAGTTACAAAGATTTGCCTATTCGTCTTGCTGAATTTGGTTCTTGTCACAGAAATGAACCCTCAGGGGCATTACACGGCCTAATGCGAGTTAGAAATTTCACTCAAGATGATGCTCACATCTTCTGCACCGAAGAGCAAATTCAAGAAGAGGTATCTACCTTTATTGAGCTTGTTTTTGAGGTTTATAAAACTTTTGGTTTTGATGAAATTATTATCAAATTATCTACTCGTCCTGAAAAAAGGGTAGGCAGCGATGACATTTGGGATAAATCCGAAGAGGCTCTTACCAAAGCATTAAACGATAAAAATTTAAAATGGGAACTACAACCTGGAGAAGGGGCTTTTTATGGTCCCAAAATAGAATTCTCGTTAAAAGATTGTCTTAATAGAGTCTGGCAATGCGGAACTATTCAAGTTGATTTCTCAATGCCAATTAGATTGGATGCAACTTATGTAGATATTGATAATGAAAAAAGAAATCCAGTTATGCTTCACAGAGCAATTTTAGGATCATTTGAAAGATTTATCGGTATCTTAATTGAACAATATGAGGCAAAATTCCCAATTTGGCTTGCTCCTTATCAAATAATAATATTAAGTATTACTGATAGAAATATAGAAAAATGTCAAGAATTCAATCAATTTTTGAATATCAAAGGCTACCGATCAAAAGTTGACATTAGAAATGAAAAGATAGGATATAAGATAAGAGAAGCTACAATCGGTAGAATCCCATTAATTGCAGTAATTGGAGATAAAGAAGAGGAAATTGATTCAGTCGCTTTAAGAGCTTTGGATGGAACAAATTTAGGAATTCTCGACCTCCCTAATCTATACAAATTAATGGATGAATTAATAGAAAAAAAAGGGAGAACAAAATAA
- the trpS gene encoding tryptophan--tRNA ligase, producing the protein MTNKKRILSGVQPTGDLHIGNWLGAINNWVTLQEQYETFLCVVDLHAITASYNPKELSQNTISTAALYVACGIDPNICSIFVQSQISAHSELCWILNCMTPINWMERMIQFKEKSIQQGNNVSIGLFDYPILMAADILLYDADFVPVGEDQKQHLELARDIAQQRINARFSKNKNILKIPQPIIMKNGSKIMSLIDGSKKMSKSDPNEGSRINLLDTPEIITKKIKRAKSDSYIGIEFNNPERAESKNLLMIYSILSGKEISQCENEFSETGWGTFKKLITEQLIESLEPIQKKYKLLINDPYQLNNILKEGKEKAEDLANKTLKRVKSKLGFLEMEK; encoded by the coding sequence ATGACAAATAAAAAAAGAATTCTTTCGGGAGTTCAACCAACTGGTGATTTACATATTGGGAATTGGCTTGGGGCCATAAATAATTGGGTTACGCTTCAAGAGCAATATGAAACATTCCTTTGTGTAGTTGATTTACACGCAATCACAGCTTCATATAATCCCAAAGAATTATCTCAGAACACTATCTCTACTGCGGCTTTGTACGTCGCTTGTGGGATAGATCCCAATATATGCTCAATTTTTGTCCAAAGTCAGATTTCTGCACATTCAGAACTTTGTTGGATATTAAATTGCATGACTCCTATAAATTGGATGGAAAGAATGATTCAATTCAAGGAAAAATCCATACAACAAGGAAATAATGTATCCATTGGATTATTTGACTATCCGATCTTAATGGCTGCAGACATTCTTCTATATGACGCTGACTTTGTACCAGTAGGTGAAGATCAAAAACAACATCTTGAACTTGCCAGAGATATTGCACAACAAAGAATTAATGCGAGATTTAGTAAAAATAAAAATATTTTAAAAATCCCTCAACCAATAATCATGAAGAATGGTTCTAAAATAATGAGTTTGATTGATGGTTCAAAAAAGATGAGTAAAAGCGATCCTAATGAAGGCAGTAGGATCAATTTGTTAGATACTCCTGAAATAATCACGAAGAAAATAAAAAGGGCAAAAAGTGATAGTTATATTGGAATAGAATTTAATAACCCTGAGAGAGCAGAATCTAAAAATCTTCTGATGATTTATTCAATATTATCTGGTAAAGAAATTTCTCAATGTGAAAATGAATTCTCCGAGACAGGATGGGGAACATTTAAAAAATTAATTACCGAACAACTTATAGAATCTTTAGAACCTATTCAGAAAAAATATAAACTCTTAATTAATGATCCATATCAATTAAATAATATTCTCAAAGAAGGAAAAGAGAAGGCTGAAGATTTAGCAAATAAAACTCTAAAAAGAGTTAAATCTAAACTTGGATTCCTTGAAATGGAGAAATAA
- a CDS encoding DUF697 domain-containing protein, protein MFDISKDNLLMDFIKFPKKNLIIILLLLGFGEWFVSDLIHFAGGSIGFFALCLGGYFYLKNDKPKFNEPNNLDGWINLCNEDLKFFEELEATNELEKQNSKRQKILESILNRCEKEKISCIGQKDYQSCQSVLKSHFKSDKFDFDLYEKLPKYSSSQVIPEEALKSDAILYFINLPLSANDFLWLEKFPKNMSIWLVALTSNEIEAVNQIEDLKSQISSDFINKIITFDMNKNEIINIPFSLRKFFISSSKNIENTKKRLLKELHVAWQSEIEGIRRMQLKGIQRKNQILVATTVFLSPIPSIDVMAMTVLNSLMIKEIKSIWGCNWSPEILDKVSKEILKTAIAQGVIEWSGQTLIGITKLHGPNWFVSGTFQAVSAAYLTRVVSSSLADFMAITKGVEEPDLDFIKKNSEKIVEKAFEKEKINWKGFIYDLRKPLMKLSFSS, encoded by the coding sequence GTGTTTGATATTAGTAAAGACAACCTTTTAATGGATTTCATAAAGTTTCCAAAAAAAAATCTTATTATTATTTTATTATTATTAGGTTTTGGGGAATGGTTTGTCAGTGACTTAATTCATTTTGCAGGAGGATCAATAGGATTTTTCGCGTTGTGTTTGGGTGGATATTTTTACTTGAAGAATGATAAGCCTAAATTCAATGAGCCAAATAATTTAGATGGTTGGATAAATCTATGTAATGAAGATTTAAAATTTTTTGAAGAACTTGAAGCAACAAATGAATTAGAAAAACAGAATTCAAAAAGACAAAAAATACTTGAATCAATTCTTAATAGATGTGAAAAAGAAAAAATAAGTTGTATTGGACAAAAAGATTATCAAAGTTGTCAGTCTGTTTTGAAAAGTCATTTTAAATCAGATAAGTTTGACTTTGATTTATATGAAAAATTACCAAAATATAGTTCTTCTCAAGTTATTCCAGAAGAAGCTTTAAAGAGTGATGCAATATTGTATTTTATAAATTTGCCTTTGTCTGCGAATGATTTTTTGTGGCTGGAAAAGTTTCCTAAAAATATGTCAATCTGGTTGGTGGCTTTAACTTCCAACGAAATAGAAGCCGTAAATCAGATAGAAGACCTTAAGTCTCAAATTTCAAGTGACTTTATAAATAAAATTATTACTTTTGATATGAATAAGAATGAGATAATAAACATACCTTTTTCGTTAAGAAAGTTTTTCATAAGTTCATCTAAAAATATTGAAAATACAAAAAAAAGGCTCTTGAAAGAACTTCATGTTGCATGGCAATCTGAAATTGAAGGAATAAGAAGAATGCAGTTAAAAGGTATACAAAGAAAAAATCAAATTCTCGTCGCAACAACTGTTTTCTTATCTCCAATCCCATCGATTGATGTTATGGCAATGACAGTACTAAATTCATTAATGATTAAAGAAATTAAGTCTATATGGGGATGTAATTGGTCTCCTGAAATCTTAGATAAAGTATCTAAAGAGATTTTAAAAACTGCAATTGCTCAGGGAGTTATTGAATGGAGTGGACAAACTTTAATTGGTATAACAAAATTACATGGACCAAATTGGTTTGTCTCTGGAACATTTCAGGCTGTCAGTGCCGCTTATTTGACAAGAGTAGTATCCAGTTCTTTGGCTGATTTTATGGCAATAACAAAAGGAGTAGAAGAACCTGATTTGGATTTTATAAAGAAAAATTCTGAGAAAATTGTTGAAAAAGCTTTTGAAAAAGAAAAAATAAATTGGAAAGGATTTATTTATGATCTTAGAAAACCACTTATGAAACTATCTTTTAGTTCATAA
- a CDS encoding metal ABC transporter substrate-binding protein: MRKNILFLSLLLVLSLASGSCKKISNKNESKEVILASFTVLSDIISNIAKDDFIVRSITKPGVEVHGYQPTPSDLVNASNAFVFIDNGFGFELWAEKFVTNLKVKRITVAEDLNPIFISEDFYKGKPNPHAWISPKRGIQYVDILVDSLSELRPSKRTLFEENGNLYKEKLYKIDKEFSLFINNLNKERRYLVSCEGAFSYLTNDYGLEEVYLWPVNAESQITPKRMTRTISLVKEKNVPSVFCESTVSNESQIVVANETGANFGGNLFVDSLSDDSGPASSYLKMLEHNLDLIKKGLF; encoded by the coding sequence ATGAGAAAAAATATACTTTTTTTAAGTTTGTTACTTGTTCTTTCTCTTGCTTCAGGCTCATGTAAGAAAATATCAAATAAAAATGAAAGTAAGGAGGTAATACTAGCAAGTTTCACTGTTTTATCGGACATAATTAGCAATATTGCTAAAGATGATTTTATTGTTAGATCAATAACGAAACCTGGAGTTGAAGTTCATGGCTACCAACCAACTCCAAGCGATTTGGTAAATGCCTCTAATGCTTTTGTTTTCATTGATAATGGATTTGGATTTGAATTATGGGCTGAAAAATTTGTTACTAATTTAAAAGTTAAAAGAATTACTGTCGCGGAAGATTTAAATCCTATTTTTATCAGTGAAGATTTTTATAAAGGGAAACCCAATCCTCATGCATGGATTTCTCCTAAAAGAGGGATCCAATACGTGGATATTCTCGTGGATTCTTTATCAGAATTGAGGCCATCCAAAAGGACATTATTTGAAGAAAATGGAAATCTTTATAAAGAAAAACTCTATAAAATAGATAAAGAATTCTCACTTTTTATTAATAACTTAAATAAAGAGAGGAGGTATCTAGTAAGTTGTGAAGGTGCTTTTTCATATTTAACAAATGATTATGGATTAGAGGAAGTATATTTGTGGCCAGTAAATGCTGAGAGTCAAATTACTCCTAAAAGAATGACAAGAACAATCTCACTAGTTAAAGAAAAAAATGTCCCATCTGTATTTTGCGAAAGTACTGTAAGTAACGAATCTCAAATAGTTGTCGCAAACGAAACTGGGGCTAATTTTGGAGGAAATCTTTTTGTTGATTCATTATCTGATGATAGTGGGCCTGCTAGTTCCTATCTAAAAATGCTTGAGCATAATTTGGATTTGATTAAAAAAGGGCTTTTTTGA
- a CDS encoding metal ABC transporter ATP-binding protein — METINYQNFRIDAENICVDYNGKVALYDANLRLKPGQICGLVGINGAGKTTFFNALTGFVNISKGKIRINGESVRSAQKDQTIAYVPQNEGIDSQFPISVWDVVMMGRYGSMNIFRCPRESDVQAVKDAIERVDLTDHLSTPIGNLSGGQRKRTFLARAIAQRASILLLDEPFSGVDIRTEKLISELFIQFKNEGKTILLSTHDMIHVREFCDLVLLINKTVVAYGETSEVFTPENITTTFGGISPDFLFGPES; from the coding sequence ATGGAAACAATTAATTATCAAAACTTTAGGATTGATGCTGAGAATATTTGCGTAGATTACAACGGTAAGGTGGCTTTATATGATGCCAATTTAAGGTTGAAACCTGGCCAGATTTGTGGGTTAGTAGGGATTAATGGTGCTGGTAAAACAACTTTTTTTAATGCTTTAACTGGCTTTGTAAATATTTCAAAGGGAAAAATTAGAATTAATGGAGAGTCTGTAAGATCTGCTCAAAAAGATCAGACAATCGCTTATGTTCCTCAAAATGAAGGAATTGATAGTCAATTTCCAATAAGTGTTTGGGATGTAGTGATGATGGGAAGATATGGTTCGATGAATATTTTTAGGTGTCCTAGAGAGTCTGATGTTCAGGCGGTTAAAGATGCTATTGAGAGAGTTGATCTTACTGATCATTTATCTACGCCTATTGGGAACTTATCTGGAGGTCAGAGAAAACGAACTTTTTTAGCTAGAGCAATTGCTCAAAGAGCTTCAATATTACTTCTTGATGAGCCTTTTTCAGGTGTTGATATAAGAACTGAGAAACTTATCTCGGAATTATTTATCCAATTTAAAAATGAGGGGAAAACTATATTATTATCAACGCACGATATGATTCATGTCCGTGAATTTTGTGATTTGGTTCTTTTAATAAATAAAACTGTTGTAGCTTACGGCGAGACCTCTGAAGTGTTTACCCCTGAAAATATTACAACCACTTTTGGAGGGATCTCACCTGATTTCTTGTTTGGACCTGAATCCTAA
- a CDS encoding metal ABC transporter permease, which yields MELCSFLTLDSFITDPLTHDFMRKALLMSSLVAAVCGFLSSYLTLKGWALMGDAVSHSVMPGVVVAYALGLPFSLGAFIFGVGSVALIGFIKQKSRVKEDTVIGLVFTGFFALGIVLVSKIKSNIDLHSILFGSPLGISLSDVKQTIFISLLVVILLSIFRKDLMLYCFDPRHAKTVGINVFFLHYLLLTCLSLAAVVGLQSVGIILVVAMLITPGATAYLLTDKFDNMTVISVLSAIISSLIGIYVSFWFDLETGGSIVLAQTFIFLFAFLFAPRYGIFKLKKLFAGYK from the coding sequence ATGGAGCTCTGTTCTTTTTTAACTTTAGATTCATTCATAACAGATCCTTTAACTCATGACTTTATGAGAAAAGCACTTCTTATGAGTTCATTGGTTGCAGCTGTTTGTGGTTTCCTATCAAGTTATTTGACTCTTAAAGGATGGGCTTTAATGGGAGATGCAGTGTCACATTCAGTAATGCCTGGTGTTGTGGTTGCTTATGCATTAGGTCTTCCTTTCTCATTAGGGGCATTTATTTTCGGAGTTGGTTCTGTAGCATTGATAGGGTTTATTAAACAGAAATCTAGAGTTAAGGAAGATACTGTTATTGGGTTGGTATTTACTGGATTTTTCGCTCTTGGAATTGTATTGGTTTCTAAGATTAAAAGTAATATAGATCTGCACTCTATTCTTTTTGGTAGTCCATTAGGAATATCACTTTCAGATGTAAAACAAACTATATTCATTTCTTTATTAGTCGTAATACTTTTATCAATTTTTAGAAAAGACTTAATGCTTTATTGTTTTGATCCTAGGCATGCAAAAACAGTTGGGATTAACGTATTTTTTCTTCACTATTTACTACTAACATGCTTATCTTTGGCAGCTGTTGTGGGCTTGCAGTCTGTTGGAATTATTTTGGTGGTTGCAATGTTGATTACACCAGGTGCTACAGCATATTTACTTACGGACAAGTTTGATAACATGACAGTAATTTCAGTATTAAGTGCAATTATCTCAAGCCTTATAGGAATATATGTTAGTTTTTGGTTTGATCTTGAAACAGGTGGATCAATTGTTTTAGCGCAAACTTTTATATTTTTATTCGCTTTTTTATTCGCTCCAAGATACGGGATATTTAAGTTAAAGAAATTATTTGCTGGGTATAAATGA
- a CDS encoding DUF4336 domain-containing protein, which produces MIVVEETLNKKWNWWPLFPLYPYGKKKTILRELIPDQIWCLEQIQGLYYVAVPIRMTVIKVDHGLMLLNPLPPTKELINELEKLIAIHGKVKTIILPSASGLEHKIGLPALSRIFKDAEIWLCPGQWSFPVNLPLDFLGIPSKRSRILFEEGTPHTNSFKWSSLGPLNLGLGRYQEISCFHYSTKTLHVTDAIIGIDSTPPEIFNFDPTPLLFHSRERGDEPLIDSIEKRKKGWKRLVLFSSFLKPGKLDIPTLKKIFKYSFKKDLRNWRSHFGIYPFSWDEDWESSLVEIMGKDTPKIQIAPVLQKLIFPRSKEVLLKWLENIKCFEDMEYLIPAHFTAPIKFTIEDCQKLINEINSQKWDKLSDDNKFLMGLYKKLFELGVIPEEVNL; this is translated from the coding sequence ATGATAGTGGTTGAAGAAACTTTAAATAAAAAGTGGAATTGGTGGCCATTATTCCCTCTATATCCTTATGGGAAAAAGAAAACAATTTTAAGAGAATTAATTCCTGATCAAATATGGTGCTTGGAACAAATACAGGGACTTTATTATGTTGCGGTTCCAATAAGAATGACGGTAATAAAGGTTGATCATGGATTGATGCTATTAAATCCACTGCCTCCGACTAAAGAATTGATAAATGAGTTAGAAAAATTAATTGCGATTCACGGTAAAGTAAAAACAATAATTCTACCGAGTGCCTCTGGACTTGAGCATAAAATAGGACTGCCAGCTCTTTCAAGAATTTTTAAAGATGCAGAAATTTGGCTTTGTCCTGGACAATGGAGTTTCCCCGTAAATCTACCATTAGATTTTTTAGGAATTCCATCAAAAAGATCAAGAATATTGTTTGAGGAAGGTACTCCACATACAAACTCCTTTAAGTGGTCTTCATTAGGCCCCCTGAATTTAGGACTTGGAAGGTATCAAGAGATAAGCTGTTTCCATTATTCTACGAAAACTCTTCATGTAACAGACGCAATAATTGGAATAGACTCCACACCACCTGAGATATTTAATTTTGATCCAACTCCTCTTCTTTTTCATTCCAGGGAGAGAGGAGATGAACCTTTGATTGATTCCATCGAAAAAAGAAAGAAAGGATGGAAAAGATTAGTCTTATTTTCATCTTTTTTGAAACCAGGTAAATTAGATATTCCAACTTTAAAAAAAATATTTAAGTATTCATTCAAAAAAGATCTTCGAAATTGGAGATCTCATTTTGGTATTTATCCCTTTTCATGGGACGAAGATTGGGAATCCTCTCTTGTTGAAATAATGGGTAAAGATACTCCTAAGATTCAAATTGCACCAGTTTTACAAAAATTAATTTTTCCGCGTTCAAAAGAAGTTTTACTTAAATGGTTAGAAAATATCAAGTGTTTTGAAGATATGGAATATTTAATTCCAGCTCATTTTACAGCCCCCATAAAATTTACAATCGAAGATTGTCAAAAATTAATTAATGAAATTAATTCCCAAAAGTGGGACAAACTTTCTGATGATAATAAATTTTTGATGGGGTTATATAAAAAGTTATTTGAACTAGGAGTAATTCCTGAAGAAGTAAATCTTTAA
- a CDS encoding DUF760 domain-containing protein, protein MFNPEFLATENNDPNDENDLIQYLQKQSPEVLQRVAKSASEDIQEIIRHNVQGLLGMLPSDQFDVKITSSKDNIANLLSSAMMTGYFLRQMEQRKELEQTLKNDENMSIEE, encoded by the coding sequence ATGTTTAATCCAGAATTTCTTGCTACTGAAAATAATGATCCAAACGATGAGAATGATTTAATCCAATATTTGCAAAAACAATCTCCAGAAGTTTTGCAAAGAGTTGCAAAATCAGCTAGTGAAGATATTCAAGAAATTATTAGACATAATGTTCAAGGTCTTCTTGGAATGCTTCCTTCAGATCAATTTGATGTAAAAATAACATCTTCAAAAGATAATATTGCTAATTTATTATCCTCTGCAATGATGACAGGATATTTCTTAAGACAAATGGAGCAAAGAAAAGAGCTAGAACAAACTCTTAAAAATGATGAGAACATGTCTATTGAAGAATAA